In Gemella haemolysans ATCC 10379, the DNA window AGATATAACAGCTATAATAACAAAAATATATACAGTTTTTACTTCACCATAACCTGACAATTCAAAATGATGATGTAATGGTGACATTTTAAAAATTCTTTTACCAGTTTTCTTAAAGTATGCTACTTGAATAATCACTGACAATGTTTCTAATATGTATACTAAACCAATAAATAAAAATGCTACTTCTTTATGTAAGATTACTGAAATGGCAGCTAGAATTCCTCCTAGCGCTAATGATCCAGTATCGCCCATAAATATTTTTGCTGGATTTCTATTAAATAATAAAAATCCTACAAGTGCCCCTACTATTGTTAAACAAAATACTAATACAGGGAAGTTATTTTCTTTATATGCTAATAAAGCAAATGTACTAGTTGTAATAATTGTTACGCTAGTAGCTAATCCATCTAATCCATCTGTTAAATTTACTGCATTAGAAAAACCAGTTTGCCAAAATACTAAGAAAATTATATAAAAATATGAAATATTTAAATTATAATCAAATACTGGAATATGTATATAATTAACCTCTTTGTAAATGAAAGTTACTAATATATAAAATATTACAGAGAATAGAATTTGTAGCATTAGTTTTTTTCTTGGTGCCAATCCATCGTTTTTCTTTTTAACTACGATTAACATATCATCTATGTATCCTATTATCGAAAAAGAAATAGTTGTATAAATGAACAGTACGTAGTATTTAATATTCGAACTATCTAAGAACATAGCCACTATAAGTGAAATAACTATTGCAATTATAAACGAAATACCTCCCATAGTAGGTGTTCCTTTTTTATGCATATGACTTTGTGGCCCTTCTTCTCTGATTGCTTGGCCAAACTTTAGTACATGTAAATATTTTATTAATCTAGGTAGCATTAGTACTGTCAGAAAATATGCTACCAGTAATAACGATATAGCAAATACTGTATCTGAATTACTCATTTCGTTCTCCTAACTAAATTTTATTTTTATCTTTTCCCCTTTTTTCACAAATCTTTGTGCTGGAATAGATTGTTGTTTAGCAAATCCATTTCCTTCAGTTTCAATATCTAATCCAGATAATTTAGCGTAGTTAAGTACATCTACTTTCGACCATCCTGTAAAGTTAGGGGTAATAATATTTTCGTCAGAGACTAATAAAAATACTCTCTCATCTTGTTTTATTACATTCCCAGCTGAAGGATATTGGCCAATTACGTTAGTTCCACTTCCAATTGTTATTATATTTTTAGTTTTTTGTTGTAAATTAACAATTGTCGACTCAACATTTTCCCCTACAAGATTCTCCATTTTATAACTTTGAAGAATATTATCATCATTTGACTTCTTAACATTTAAGTAATTAAGTGTATTTTCCATTATAGGTTTAAAGATTTCTGAAGCACCATTCGCATTACTTGCACCCAATTCTTTCGAAGGTAATTTAATACCAACATATAGGATAACTTGTGGATCTTCACTAGGTGCATATCCTATAAATGAGTGCATTACTTTATATGGACTATTATAGTATGTACCAGTCTTCGGATCTACAACCTCTGCTGTTCCTGTTTTCCCTGACGTACTATAGTTGTCTACAGCATATCTTTTACCACCTTGGGCCCATGTTCCGTTTACAACTCCATATAATTCCTCTTTCATTATATCTGCCGTATGTTTAGAAATAGGAGTTCCTACTACCGTTCTTTGCCCGATATTTACATCTTTGTCAATTGTTTTGTCATGAATTCTTTGTAAAAAATATGGTGCTAACATCTGTCCATCATTTAAAATTGCTGTTTCTGCTTGAACCATCTGCATAGCAGTTACAGTACTACCTTGTCCAAATACTGTTGTTGAAGCTGAAACTTTATTATTAAATACTAAATCACCGGTTGCTTCATTACCATATAATGAATTTGTACTTTTACCAAATCCAAAGTTTTCTAAACCTGTTTTTAATTTCTCTGTTCCTAATTCATTTAATAATGTTAACATTAAAGTATTTGAAGATTGTTGGAAACCATGACGTTGAGTAATTGTTCCCCAACCAATCTTATTCCAGTCAAAAATTGTAGCGTCTTCCACTTGATATGAACCAGATCTATAGTAACTATCTGGTTTATATATATTATTTTCTACCATTATTGACATTGTGAATGTTTTCAATGTTGAACCAGGTTCATAAGCTGAGTTATAGAAAATATTTGACCATGCACTTGCCAGATTTTCTTGAGTATTTGGATTAAATGCAGGTGTTTGACCTAATCCTAATATTTCACCAGTTTTTGGACTAACAGCTATTGCAAATGCACTTTCCGGTTCATATTTATCTTGAATATCTTTTAGTGTATTATCTATAAAACCTTGAATATTCTTATCAATCGTTAGATATATATCTGCTCCGTCAACAGGTTTAATCTCAACTTTGGGAATATTAGAAACGATTTTCCCCCATGCATCTTTAGCATAAGTAATATGCCCTTCTTTACCTCTTAGATAATAATCAAAAGTCTTTTCAACACCTAAACGACCAGTAATCAGATCACTATCTGGGGAATTTTGAGCAAAACCTAAAAAGTTTCCAAGCATACTTCCATTTGGATAATATCTTTTTGTTGTCGCTATAAATTCAATACCTGGTAATTTCAACTCTTCAATTTTCTTTTTATCTTCTACACTTATATCTTTACCAGCAGTTCCAAATTCTACTTGATATACTCCTTGTTTACTAAGTATATCTTTTATTTTGTTTTTATCTAATTTAATAAATTTAGATAGCTCTTCTGCTGTTTTGTTAATATCTACAACATGTCGTGGATTTGTTTCATCCTCTGTAGCCTTATCTGAAACTACCGCTACTAACTTGTAAGATTCTATATTATCGGCAAGTATATTTCCATTTCTATCAAAGATTTTCCCACGATTTGGTTGTAAACTACTATCTATCTTATACTTTTTATCTGCTAATTCAGAAAGATTATGTCCCCTTACAGTTCCAATTAGCATCATTTGTCCTATATTTAATATTAATATCCATACAAAGAAAAAAACAAAAATTAGAAAAAATACAATTTTTGTTCTTTCTCGAGAGATATAATCTTTTCTTTCTAAACTTCTTCTATCTTCCAAAAACTTTAAAGTTAATATTTTCTTAAAAAGTTTTATCAATTATCTCACTACCTTTATACTATCTTTTTGAGTTTTCATTCCTACCGTCTCAGCAATTTTTTTAACTCTTTCGTAAGATGATAGATTGTTTATCATAACTTTTTGTTCATTATTATTTTTTTGTTTTTCTGATATTACAATATCGTTTTTTTGTTGAGCACTTCGTAGTGAATAAATCTCTCCTTTATAGTTTAACATAACTACGTTAGCAAGTAAAATAACTCCTACAAAAACTCCGTACGCAGTTTTTTCTAGTAAATTGAACTTTACTTTCTCTTGTACTTTTCTTACTCCATATTCACGACTATATACCTTTAGTGTAGCCATTTTCTTTCCTCCCCTCTATTTCGTCTGAACTTGTGCAACTCTTAATTTTGCACTTCTAGATCTATTATTTTCTTCTAATTCAATATCACTAGGATATATAGGTTTTCTTGTAATTACTTTTAATTTAGATAAACTTTCTTCTGGCATAATAGGAAGGTTTTTTGGAATATCCTTTGATTTAGAATAAGAATTAAATATCTGTTTACAAATTCTGTCTTCTAGAGAATGGAAGGTAATTACAGATATTCTTCCACCTACACTAACGATATCTATTGCTTGTTCTAATGAGTCTTCGAATACAGATAATTCATTATTTACAGCAATACGAATTGCTTGAAATACTCTTTTTGCTGGATGTCCACCAGTTCTTCTTTTAGCAGCAGGGATAGATTCTTTTATAATTTCTACTAATTCAAAAGTAGTTTCTATAGGTTTTTGCTCACGTTTTTTTTCAATATTTCTCGCTATTTGCTTAGAGAAATTTTCTTCTCCATAACGATAAAATATTTTTACTAAATCATGATAACTATATTCATTAACGACTTCATATGCACTAATTTTTGCATCAGTATCCATACGCATGTCCAATCTAGTATCATAGTTATAACTAAAACCTCTTTCGGGTGTATCTAATTGTGGTGAAGAAACTCCTAAATCATAAAGAACTCCATCCACTTCATTTACACCATGCTCTGCTAATTTTTCTTTTAAATTAACAAAATTAGATTTAATAAAGACAACTTTATCACTGTATTCAGCTAATTTTTCTTTGGCATTTTCTAATGCAACATTATCTTGATCAAATGCATATAGTTTACCATTTTTTAATCGCTTTAAAATTTCTAAACTATGCCCTGCTCCACCAAGAGTACAGTCTACATATATACCGTCTTCTTTTATATCTAAGCCTTCTACAGCTTCATTTAATAATACACTATAATGTTTAAACATTTTCATCCATCCTAAAAATCAAAATCTTCTAATTCTTCTGCTATTTCTTCTACGCTAGCTTCACTTTCAACAAGTAAATCTTCCCAGCGAGTCTTATCCCATATTTCTATCCTATTTGATAAACCATTTACAACACACTCCTTATCTAAAAAAGCGTGCTCTATAAGGGCGTTTGGAATATTAATTCTTCCTTGTTTATCTATTTCAACTTCAGTGGCTCCAGAAAAGAAGAAACGTTGGAAAGTACGAGCATTTTTCTTAGTGATAGGTAGTGATTTAATCTTACTTTCCACCTTTTGCCACTCTTGTAGTGAATAGCCAAATAAACAAGAGTCTAGACCTCTTGTGATAATAAATTTTTCACCTAGTTCATCTCTGAACTTTATTGGAATACTAAGCCTTCCTTTGGCATCCATTTTATTATTGTATTGACCAATAAACACTACTTCTCACCACCTTACCTTTATAATTTACCACATTTCCCCACTTTTTTCCACTAATTTCTAAAAAAAAATGAATTTTTTTGATTTTTTCACCATAAAAAAAAAAGAAGAAGCATTTATAAACTAAAATGTTTAAAAATGCTTCTTCTTTTAATTATAATATTCTCTTTCATTCTCACCATCTAAGAAGTGAGAAGCACTTAAAGAATGTATTCTTTCTACTATTCTTAAAGCCTTTGTTTTATCCACTGTTGTTCTTCCATTAGATAACAATTCTGCTAAATCATCTATACTTAAATTAGATGAGAAAAATGTTGGTAATTTTTCTGCTTCTCTATGATTAATAATTGGGCCAAGCACCTCATCACGAATAAACTCCGTAATATTTTCAGCACCTATATCGTCAATGATAAGAATTTCTTCATCTCTTATAAGATCAATATATAAATCATAACTGTTATTACTAATCTTTGATTTTATTTTTCTAATAAATTCAGGATAGTATAAAATTGCTGGTTCTTTACCATTCTGTTTGAAATAATTATAAATACACCCCATCAAATATGTCTTTCCAGTTCCTGTTGGTCCATATATATAGGCACCTCTTGTACTTTGTTTACTAAGGATACTCATACAAGTGTTTACAATTTCTATTGCTAATCTAGATTTCTTACTATTCTTGGACAAATTATCAAATGTATATGTTAATACTCTCTTTGGAATAAATTCTGTCTTGATTCTATTCGATGTTTTTTGGTTTTCAACTTTTTGTTTATATTCATCAGTCTCTTGATAAAGTATATTAACCTCTTTATCACTACAAACCAATTTAGGCCTATGTTCGATATTCAATAGTGTATCTTTTGAAATATAATATTGATAAAATTTTTCAAGATTATTTTCAACGTCAATTTTAGAAAAGTTATTATCACGAATAAACTTAATTATCTCTACATCACTCAGAACTTTTTCTGTGATAAACTTCTTAAATGAATTTTCTGTATTACTTGATACTATGTTGGATAATTTTTTCATTATACATCCCCTTTATTATATAATACTTTCATCAAATCTTTAAAAGTATCCTCATCTTCTTTTGTAACTACTCTGTCTTCTTCCTTTTTTGATTGATTAAAGCTATTTTGCCTACTTTGTAAATATTCAGGAAACGGAGCATGATTTGATTTTCGATTATTTGAATAAGATTTTTGCGGACTCTTATTAGTGCTAAAAGCTTTAGTTTTCTGATTTCTATTAGATCTAACAAAATCTATAGCATCTTTAGCTCCAAATAATTTTTGAGCACTCCATGTACTTGCAATTTTGTCTATATAGTTTATATGTGGTATTGAATTTTTACCACTTTGCTTAATAGAATACTCTAATAATATATTTAGTACACCGGTAGGAAAATTATACTTACTTTGTAACTCTTCAATATTTTTAGCATCTATTTTAGAGA includes these proteins:
- the mraY gene encoding phospho-N-acetylmuramoyl-pentapeptide-transferase, which gives rise to MSNSDTVFAISLLLVAYFLTVLMLPRLIKYLHVLKFGQAIREEGPQSHMHKKGTPTMGGISFIIAIVISLIVAMFLDSSNIKYYVLFIYTTISFSIIGYIDDMLIVVKKKNDGLAPRKKLMLQILFSVIFYILVTFIYKEVNYIHIPVFDYNLNISYFYIIFLVFWQTGFSNAVNLTDGLDGLATSVTIITTSTFALLAYKENNFPVLVFCLTIVGALVGFLLFNRNPAKIFMGDTGSLALGGILAAISVILHKEVAFLFIGLVYILETLSVIIQVAYFKKTGKRIFKMSPLHHHFELSGYGEVKTVYIFVIIAVISSAIGYFVGVV
- a CDS encoding penicillin-binding transpeptidase domain-containing protein, with amino-acid sequence MEDRRSLERKDYISRERTKIVFFLIFVFFFVWILILNIGQMMLIGTVRGHNLSELADKKYKIDSSLQPNRGKIFDRNGNILADNIESYKLVAVVSDKATEDETNPRHVVDINKTAEELSKFIKLDKNKIKDILSKQGVYQVEFGTAGKDISVEDKKKIEELKLPGIEFIATTKRYYPNGSMLGNFLGFAQNSPDSDLITGRLGVEKTFDYYLRGKEGHITYAKDAWGKIVSNIPKVEIKPVDGADIYLTIDKNIQGFIDNTLKDIQDKYEPESAFAIAVSPKTGEILGLGQTPAFNPNTQENLASAWSNIFYNSAYEPGSTLKTFTMSIMVENNIYKPDSYYRSGSYQVEDATIFDWNKIGWGTITQRHGFQQSSNTLMLTLLNELGTEKLKTGLENFGFGKSTNSLYGNEATGDLVFNNKVSASTTVFGQGSTVTAMQMVQAETAILNDGQMLAPYFLQRIHDKTIDKDVNIGQRTVVGTPISKHTADIMKEELYGVVNGTWAQGGKRYAVDNYSTSGKTGTAEVVDPKTGTYYNSPYKVMHSFIGYAPSEDPQVILYVGIKLPSKELGASNANGASEIFKPIMENTLNYLNVKKSNDDNILQSYKMENLVGENVESTIVNLQQKTKNIITIGSGTNVIGQYPSAGNVIKQDERVFLLVSDENIITPNFTGWSKVDVLNYAKLSGLDIETEGNGFAKQQSIPAQRFVKKGEKIKIKFS
- the rsmH gene encoding 16S rRNA (cytosine(1402)-N(4))-methyltransferase RsmH encodes the protein MFKHYSVLLNEAVEGLDIKEDGIYVDCTLGGAGHSLEILKRLKNGKLYAFDQDNVALENAKEKLAEYSDKVVFIKSNFVNLKEKLAEHGVNEVDGVLYDLGVSSPQLDTPERGFSYNYDTRLDMRMDTDAKISAYEVVNEYSYHDLVKIFYRYGEENFSKQIARNIEKKREQKPIETTFELVEIIKESIPAAKRRTGGHPAKRVFQAIRIAVNNELSVFEDSLEQAIDIVSVGGRISVITFHSLEDRICKQIFNSYSKSKDIPKNLPIMPEESLSKLKVITRKPIYPSDIELEENNRSRSAKLRVAQVQTK
- the mraZ gene encoding division/cell wall cluster transcriptional repressor MraZ, whose protein sequence is MFIGQYNNKMDAKGRLSIPIKFRDELGEKFIITRGLDSCLFGYSLQEWQKVESKIKSLPITKKNARTFQRFFFSGATEVEIDKQGRINIPNALIEHAFLDKECVVNGLSNRIEIWDKTRWEDLLVESEASVEEIAEELEDFDF
- the dnaI gene encoding primosomal protein DnaI, with product MKKLSNIVSSNTENSFKKFITEKVLSDVEIIKFIRDNNFSKIDVENNLEKFYQYYISKDTLLNIEHRPKLVCSDKEVNILYQETDEYKQKVENQKTSNRIKTEFIPKRVLTYTFDNLSKNSKKSRLAIEIVNTCMSILSKQSTRGAYIYGPTGTGKTYLMGCIYNYFKQNGKEPAILYYPEFIRKIKSKISNNSYDLYIDLIRDEEILIIDDIGAENITEFIRDEVLGPIINHREAEKLPTFFSSNLSIDDLAELLSNGRTTVDKTKALRIVERIHSLSASHFLDGENEREYYN